In Carcharodon carcharias isolate sCarCar2 chromosome 31, sCarCar2.pri, whole genome shotgun sequence, a genomic segment contains:
- the LOC121271658 gene encoding ATP-sensitive inward rectifier potassium channel 12-like — MSTLRASQYNTVSSDKDGEQGSVSSAANEQDNGKIQTHRKCRNRFVKKNGQCNIYFSNMSGKSERYMADIFTTCVDTRWRYMLMIFSTAFLISWLTFGLAFWVIAMMHGDLDKSRRDENFKPCIMQVNGFVAAFLFSIETQTTIGYGFRCVTEECPAAIFTVVFQSIIGCIIDSFMIGTIMAKMARPKKRAQTLLFSHNAVISIRDGKLCLMWRVGNLRKSHIVEAHVRAQLIKPHVTTEGEYLPLDQKDLNVGYDVGFDRIFLVSPIIIVHEIDEESPLYGISKQDLETEDFEIVVILEGMVEATAMTTQARSSYLANEILWSHRFEPVLFEEKNHYKVDYSRFHKTYEVPTTPRCSAKDLVNNSFSVVPVNNSFCYENELALLSREEEEEEANRVLEVDNQLEFDRLQSTIPLDSLSYQRESEI; from the coding sequence ATGAGTACATTGCGGGCCAGCCAGTACAACACGGTGTCCTCAGACAAAGATGGCGAGCAAGGCAGCGTTTCATCGGCTGCCAACGAGCAAGACAACGGCAAGATTCAAACTCACCGCAAATGTCGCAACCGTTTTGTAAAGAAGAACGGACAATGTAACATCTACTTCAGCAACATGAGCGGCAAGTCCGAGAGGTACATGGCCGACATCTTCACCACCTGCGTGGATACCCGCTGGAGGTACATGCTCATGATCTTCTCcactgctttcctaatttcctggtTGACCTTTGGCTTGGCGTTCTGGGTCATTGCCATGATGCACGGAGACCTGGACAAATCAAGACGCGATGAAAACTTCAAACCGTGCATCATGCAAGTTAATGGCTTTGTGGCCGCCTTCCTGTTTTCCATTGAGACACAGACGACCATTGGCTATGGCTTCCGCTGTGTCACCGAAGAATGCCCAGCTGCCATTTTCACGGTTGTCTTCCAATCCATTATCGGATGCATCATTGACTCTTTTATGATTGGCACCATAATGGCAAAGATGGCACGGCCAAAgaaaagggcccaaacacttctgtTCAGCCATAATGCTGTAATATCAATAAGAGATGGCAAATTATGTCTCATGTGGCGTGTAGGTAACCTCAGAAAAAGTCATATTGTGGAAGCTCATGTCAGGGCCCAGCTTATTAAACCTCATGTCACAACAGAAGGGGAATACCTCCCTCTGGACCAGAAAGATCTTAATGTTGGTTATGATGTTGGATTCGACCGCATTTTTCTTGTGTCCCCTATAATTATAGTCCATGAGATTGATGAGGAGAGTCCTCTTTATGGCATAAGCAAGCAAGATCTGGAGACTGAAGATTTTGAGATCGTGGTCATTCTGGAAGGAATGGTCGAAGCCACAGCAATGACAACGCAAGCACGCAGCTCATACTTGGCCAATGAGATCCTCTGGAGCCATCGATTTGAGCCTGTGCTCTTTGAGGAGAAGAATCACTACAAGGTGGATTATTCACGGTTCCATAAAACTTACGAAGTGCCCACGACACCGCGGTGCAGTGCCAAAGATCTGGTGAACAACTCGTTTTCCGTGGTGCCAGTCAACAACTCCTTCTGTTACGAGAATGAGCTGGCACTGTTGagtcgggaggaggaggaggaagaggcaaACCGGGTACTGGAAGTAGACAACCAATTGGAATTTGACCGGCTGCAATCTACCATCCCATTGGACAGTCTCTCTTACCAAAGAGAATCTGAAATTTGA